Genomic segment of Prochlorococcus marinus CUG1417:
TTTCCTTCCCTAAAGCTGAGGCAATAGCCATGCCTGCAGGCCCTGCACCCAAAACAAGAACATCTGTCATATTTTCTTTTAACATTAAATATAAATCTTATGATTAAAGAAATTTATGGAACAAATTATTACCTCTGAGCCTAGAATTATATTTTTCATCCAATACATATAATGGGAGTAGATTAATAATAATCAAATTACTCAAATACTAGTGCCTAAGTTTTCAGTGTTTTAACAATAATTTATAAGATTACAAAATAAAAAAGTTTATTTATTTTTTTTATGATAAAAAAAATATAGGAATTTAAATGATTAAAAATAAAAATATTTTAATTACTGGAGGTAATTCAGGAATAGGTTTTTTTGCCATTATTAATTTACTGAAGACGAAAAATATTTTATATCTTGTAATAAAAAACGAATTTAGAAAAAATGAATTTCTCAGAAAAATCGAGAAACATTTTGATAAAAATTACCTTTGTAAATTTTTAAATATTATTGAAAATTGTGATCTTTCAGATCTAGAAAATATTAAAAAAATTAAAGATTACTTTATTAGTAAAAAGATTTTTTTAGATGTTCTTGTTTTAAATGCAGGATTGCAATATACAGGCTCTTTTTACCCTAAAGTATCAAAACAAGGCATAGAACTAACTTTTGCGGTAAATCATCTTGCTCATTTTTACTTGGTAAATGTCCTAAAAGATTTTATTAGAGATAAAGAAGAATCTAGGATCATTATTACATCATCGGATGTACACGACCCCAAAAGTTCAGGTGGCAGTATAGGAAAGAAAGCGGGACTTAATAACCTAGTTAATTTAAGAAAAAAAATAACTGGGCAATTTTTAAATTTTAATGCTGATGAAGCTTATAAAAATAGTAAGTTATGTAATATTTTGTTTGCTAAAGAACTTGAAAAAAAATTAAAAATTTCCTCTAGTAAAATTTCTGTAATTACTTGGGCTCCTGGTCTAGTAATACCAAATGATGATCTAGGGTTTTTTAGATATAGTAAGCGTTTTAACCTCTTTGGATATTTAATTTTTTCTAAAGCTGCAAAAAATATTTTAGGAATTTCTGAAAGTATAGAAAATGCTGGTAAGATACTTTCTGAAATTGTTTTTGATTCAAATTTAAATAATATTGGTTACGTTCATTTAAGTAATAAACTTATATCTTTTAAAAAACATAAATTAGTTGAAAGTAAGGTTAGTGATGAGGCAAATAATTCTGAGCTGGCTTCAAAACTCTGGATTTTAAGTGAAGAAATTTGTAGATCATTTGGCTTTGTTACTTTCAATATTTAAGGTTTGTGTTGGGAATGCAAACTCTATATTATTAACCGCAAATTCCTCAATAATTCTTAAATTTATAGATTGTTGAGCTTCCATTGCGGCGAGATAATTATTTGTTGGGATGTAATAAACTAGTTCGAAATTAAGACTGAAGTCGCCGAAATCTGTGAAATGACATCTATCAAAAGACGCATC
This window contains:
- a CDS encoding SDR family NAD(P)-dependent oxidoreductase encodes the protein MIKNKNILITGGNSGIGFFAIINLLKTKNILYLVIKNEFRKNEFLRKIEKHFDKNYLCKFLNIIENCDLSDLENIKKIKDYFISKKIFLDVLVLNAGLQYTGSFYPKVSKQGIELTFAVNHLAHFYLVNVLKDFIRDKEESRIIITSSDVHDPKSSGGSIGKKAGLNNLVNLRKKITGQFLNFNADEAYKNSKLCNILFAKELEKKLKISSSKISVITWAPGLVIPNDDLGFFRYSKRFNLFGYLIFSKAAKNILGISESIENAGKILSEIVFDSNLNNIGYVHLSNKLISFKKHKLVESKVSDEANNSELASKLWILSEEICRSFGFVTFNI